A DNA window from Pseudomonas sp. GD03919 contains the following coding sequences:
- a CDS encoding electron transfer flavoprotein subunit alpha/FixB family protein, translating into MSDIIRRDPRAEWIARNRLHPLHAAMQSQNQTSWMGPNGIIRKNPHAITAGFVGPAGLKRIDRSGAQQGTAGKRSSASVELQLPLHVIEQPAFHICVVPDMVGGRLSSHDKDLLGLARKLAGDSGAVVAVVFGEDKESAFDTAGVDRLLRIGGDTFDGYAPEARVLALSAVESQLAPRHWLLPDSRTGGGELGRRLAAKLGERPATRVWQVAGEQAIGRAGSGQQDIQRALPRLILAAAECAEPVSDTRHEARTLELAEKIAHSLPRVEDLGPVAVDPAQIPMAEAEFILSGGNGVKNWELFHQAAVALGATEGASRVAVDDGFMPRNRQVGATGTWVTARVYLAVGISGAIQHLQGIGACDKVVAVNMDPGCDMIKRADLSVIGDSAAILAALIERVAVWRQEGKRDAA; encoded by the coding sequence ATGAGCGACATCATCCGCCGCGACCCTCGCGCCGAGTGGATCGCCCGTAACCGCCTGCACCCGCTGCATGCGGCCATGCAGAGCCAGAATCAGACCAGCTGGATGGGCCCCAACGGCATCATCCGCAAGAACCCGCATGCCATCACCGCCGGCTTCGTCGGCCCGGCCGGGCTCAAGCGCATCGACCGCAGCGGTGCCCAGCAAGGCACTGCCGGCAAACGCAGCAGCGCCAGCGTCGAGCTGCAACTGCCGCTGCATGTCATCGAGCAACCGGCCTTCCACATCTGCGTGGTGCCGGACATGGTCGGCGGCCGCCTGTCCAGCCATGACAAGGATTTGCTCGGCCTGGCCCGCAAGCTGGCCGGCGACAGTGGCGCCGTGGTTGCCGTGGTATTCGGCGAGGACAAGGAAAGCGCCTTCGACACGGCCGGCGTCGACCGCCTGCTGCGCATCGGTGGTGACACCTTCGATGGCTATGCCCCGGAAGCCCGCGTATTGGCGCTGAGCGCCGTGGAAAGCCAACTGGCGCCGCGTCACTGGCTGCTGCCCGACAGCCGCACCGGTGGCGGCGAACTGGGCCGGCGCCTGGCCGCCAAGCTCGGTGAGCGCCCGGCGACACGCGTCTGGCAAGTCGCTGGCGAGCAGGCCATCGGCCGTGCCGGCAGCGGCCAGCAGGACATCCAGCGCGCCCTGCCACGGTTGATCCTGGCCGCCGCTGAATGCGCCGAGCCGGTCAGCGACACTCGTCATGAAGCCCGCACCCTGGAGCTGGCCGAAAAAATCGCCCACAGCCTGCCACGCGTCGAAGATCTCGGCCCGGTGGCCGTCGACCCTGCACAGATTCCCATGGCCGAAGCCGAGTTCATCCTCTCCGGCGGCAACGGCGTGAAGAACTGGGAGCTGTTCCACCAGGCCGCCGTTGCCCTCGGCGCCACCGAAGGCGCCTCGCGCGTCGCGGTCGACGATGGCTTCATGCCGCGCAACCGCCAGGTAGGCGCCACCGGTACCTGGGTCACCGCCCGCGTCTACCTGGCCGTCGGTATTTCCGGCGCCATCCAGCACCTGCAGGGCATCGGCGCCTGCGACAAAGTGGTGGCGGTGAACATGGATCCTGGCTGCGACATGATCAAACGTGCCGACCTTTCGGTGATCGGCGACTCGGCGGCGATCCTTGCCGCACTGATCGAACGCGTCGCTGTCTGGCGTCAGGAAGGAAAACGTGATGCGGCGTAA
- a CDS encoding electron transfer flavoprotein subunit beta — protein sequence MTDLNIVALVSVGAHPTSARPRRAEQDARAVELGLRLAGQSLQLLHAGDPQAEALRGYLGMGLEQLDVLEQPEGADALPLLVDYLQGSRTQLVLTGSQAETGEGSGMLPFLLAERLGWPMVVGLAEVEKVENGVAQVLQALPRGQRRRLKVRLPCVASVDNAAPVARQSAFGPARRGQIEAHEVTVVDDALLAEASLQPAKPRPKRLKVIKAKTGAERMKAATAKASGGGGQILKDVSPQEGAEAIFKLLIEEGVLR from the coding sequence ATGACTGATCTGAATATCGTCGCTCTGGTCTCGGTCGGCGCCCACCCGACCTCGGCCCGCCCACGCCGCGCCGAGCAGGACGCCCGCGCGGTGGAGCTGGGCCTGCGCCTGGCTGGCCAGAGCCTGCAACTGCTGCACGCCGGCGACCCGCAGGCCGAAGCCCTGCGTGGCTACCTGGGTATGGGCCTGGAACAGCTCGATGTGCTGGAACAGCCCGAAGGTGCCGACGCCCTGCCGCTGCTGGTCGACTACCTGCAAGGCAGCCGTACGCAGCTGGTGCTGACCGGTAGCCAGGCGGAAACCGGCGAAGGCTCCGGCATGCTGCCGTTCCTGCTGGCCGAGCGCCTGGGCTGGCCGATGGTCGTCGGCCTGGCCGAGGTGGAAAAGGTGGAAAACGGTGTGGCTCAGGTGCTGCAAGCCTTGCCACGCGGTCAGCGGCGCCGTCTCAAGGTGCGCCTGCCATGCGTCGCCAGTGTCGACAACGCCGCCCCGGTCGCCCGCCAGAGCGCCTTCGGCCCGGCTCGTCGCGGGCAGATCGAAGCCCACGAAGTCACCGTGGTGGATGACGCCCTGCTGGCCGAGGCCAGCCTGCAGCCGGCCAAGCCAAGGCCCAAGCGCCTGAAGGTGATCAAGGCCAAGACTGGTGCGGAACGGATGAAGGCGGCCACGGCCAAAGCCAGTGGTGGCGGCGGTCAGATCCTCAAGGACGTCTCGCCACAGGAAGGTGCAGAGGCTATCTTCAAACTATTGATCGAAGAAGGGGTTCTGCGCTGA
- a CDS encoding GlxA family transcriptional regulator has protein sequence MSQFSQGAQPQNRAPQSIGFLLLDNFTLISLASAVEPLRMANQLSGKELYRWHSLTLDGQPVSASDGLQITPDAAMQNAPALDAVIVCGGVDIQHSVKREHVSWLQLQARQGRQLGAVCTGSWALAKAGLLDGYDCSVHWECLASMQEAFPRAAITTRLFSIDRNRNTSSGGTAPMDMMLHLIGQQHGRELAAGISEMFIYERIRNEQDHQRVPLKHMLGSNQPKLQEIVALMEANLEEPIDLDELACFVDISRRQLERLFQKYLHCSPSRYYLKLRLIRARQLLKQTSMSIIEVASVCGFVSTPHFSKCYREYFGIPPRDERAGQQGNNLVMLLPIPEQQPNSSAVLALSRAQGESTFASVRI, from the coding sequence ATGTCGCAGTTCAGCCAAGGGGCGCAACCCCAGAACCGTGCCCCCCAGTCCATCGGCTTCCTGCTTCTGGACAATTTCACCCTGATTTCCCTGGCCTCGGCGGTGGAACCCCTGCGCATGGCCAACCAGCTCTCCGGTAAGGAGCTGTATCGCTGGCATTCACTCACCCTCGACGGTCAGCCGGTCAGCGCCAGTGACGGCTTGCAGATCACCCCGGATGCCGCCATGCAGAACGCGCCGGCGCTGGATGCGGTGATCGTCTGTGGCGGTGTCGACATTCAGCACAGCGTCAAGCGCGAGCATGTCAGCTGGCTGCAACTGCAGGCGCGTCAGGGGCGTCAGCTCGGTGCCGTGTGTACCGGTAGCTGGGCGCTGGCCAAGGCCGGTCTGCTCGATGGCTATGACTGCAGCGTGCACTGGGAATGTCTGGCCTCGATGCAGGAAGCCTTCCCGCGCGCCGCCATCACCACTCGCCTGTTCTCCATCGACCGCAACCGCAATACCTCGTCCGGCGGCACCGCGCCGATGGACATGATGCTGCACCTGATCGGCCAGCAGCATGGCCGCGAACTGGCCGCCGGCATTTCCGAGATGTTCATCTACGAGCGCATCCGCAACGAGCAGGATCATCAGCGCGTACCACTCAAGCACATGCTCGGCAGCAATCAGCCCAAGTTGCAGGAAATCGTCGCGCTGATGGAGGCCAACCTGGAGGAGCCGATCGACCTCGACGAACTGGCTTGCTTCGTCGACATCTCCCGTCGCCAGCTCGAGCGTCTGTTCCAGAAGTACCTGCACTGCTCGCCGTCGCGCTACTACCTCAAACTGCGTCTGATTCGTGCACGACAACTACTCAAGCAGACCAGCATGTCGATCATCGAAGTGGCCTCGGTTTGCGGCTTCGTTTCCACCCCGCACTTCTCCAAGTGCTATCGCGAGTATTTCGGCATTCCGCCGCGCGACGAGCGTGCCGGCCAGCAGGGCAACAACCTGGTGATGCTGCTGCCGATTCCCGAACAGCAGCCCAACTCCAGTGCCGTACTGGCGCTTAGCCGTGCCCAGGGCGAGTCGACCTTCGCCAGTGTGCGGATCTGA
- a CDS encoding ABC transporter substrate-binding protein — MNRFARWLLVIALTSSTALYAKEAERCELVRLSDVGWTDITMTTAVARLILGELGYRTQIRRMSLPDTYRGLSEGQLDVFLGNWMPAQSELVQPHLDSGRIEKLHTNLPTVRYTLAVLTPGYEGGLKDFADIHRFKDELGGQIFGIEPGNEGNEMVKGMIRDNTFGLAGFSLVESSESGMLNHVERAQRLGKWAVFLGWEPHPMNERLKMNYLAGGDDYFGPNYGAAQVNTVARGGLSEQCPNLARLFRNMTFTISAENQLMSAVLEGNTNRRRVAKQWIEDNPQMITAWLEGVTRYQGGPVSKVFDVSLAGND; from the coding sequence ATGAACAGATTTGCTCGCTGGCTGCTGGTGATCGCCCTCACCTCCTCCACCGCTCTGTACGCCAAAGAAGCCGAGCGCTGCGAGCTGGTGCGCCTGAGCGATGTCGGCTGGACCGACATCACCATGACCACCGCCGTTGCCCGTCTGATACTGGGCGAGCTCGGCTATCGCACGCAGATACGCCGCATGTCGCTGCCCGACACATACCGCGGATTGTCCGAAGGCCAGCTGGACGTGTTCCTGGGCAACTGGATGCCGGCCCAGAGTGAACTGGTGCAGCCTCACCTGGACAGCGGCAGGATCGAGAAGCTGCACACCAACCTGCCGACGGTGCGTTACACCCTGGCGGTACTGACGCCAGGCTACGAGGGCGGACTGAAGGATTTCGCCGACATCCATCGCTTTAAGGACGAACTCGGTGGGCAGATCTTCGGCATCGAACCGGGCAACGAAGGCAACGAGATGGTCAAGGGCATGATTCGCGACAACACCTTCGGTCTGGCAGGTTTCAGCCTGGTCGAGTCGAGTGAAAGCGGCATGCTCAACCATGTCGAGCGTGCTCAACGCCTGGGCAAATGGGCGGTATTTCTCGGTTGGGAACCGCACCCGATGAACGAGCGTCTGAAGATGAACTATCTGGCCGGTGGTGATGATTATTTCGGCCCCAATTACGGAGCGGCGCAGGTCAACACGGTGGCGCGCGGCGGGTTGAGCGAGCAGTGCCCCAATCTGGCTCGGCTTTTCCGCAATATGACCTTCACCATCAGCGCAGAAAACCAGTTGATGAGCGCCGTACTGGAAGGCAATACCAACCGCCGCCGCGTGGCCAAGCAGTGGATCGAAGACAACCCACAGATGATTACGGCCTGGCTGGAAGGCGTGACCCGCTATCAAGGTGGCCCTGTCAGCAAGGTGTTCGACGTATCACTGGCAGGAAATGACTGA
- a CDS encoding quaternary amine ABC transporter ATP-binding protein → MQSGKIVVEHLYKVFGSNPQEAIDLLKEGWSKDKILAEKGAVIGVSDVSFSVEEGEIFVLMGLSGSGKSTLIRLINRLVEPSAGDVYIDGQNVAKLPQSQLIDLRRRDMSMVFQSFALMPSRSVLDNAAFGLEVAGIGRKEREKRAMEVLEQVGLAPFANKYPNELSGGMQQRVGLARALAVNPSMIIMDEAFSALDPLKRREMQDVLLELQKTHRRTIIFVSHDIEEAMRIGTRIGIMEGGKLIQVGTPQELIENPANDYVRNFFDTVDTSRYLTAGQLKADSVPTYVHNGKAPDAAKICKELQALDKHYAFIVDEDNHFQGSISLEKIALMVDGDEPRPLEADALKQVEPVPEDMPLEHVITRLVDNEGPIPVVDADGHYCGAISKGRLLTRLQGESHE, encoded by the coding sequence ATGCAGTCTGGAAAGATCGTGGTCGAACACCTATACAAGGTTTTCGGCTCAAACCCACAAGAAGCCATCGACCTGCTCAAGGAAGGCTGGAGCAAGGACAAGATCCTTGCCGAGAAGGGCGCGGTGATCGGTGTCAGCGATGTATCGTTCAGCGTCGAGGAAGGTGAGATCTTCGTCCTCATGGGCCTGTCCGGCTCCGGTAAATCCACCCTGATCCGCCTGATCAACCGCCTGGTCGAACCCAGCGCCGGTGATGTCTACATCGACGGGCAGAACGTCGCCAAACTGCCGCAGTCGCAGTTGATCGACCTGCGCCGGCGCGACATGAGCATGGTCTTCCAGTCCTTCGCCCTGATGCCCTCGCGCAGTGTGCTGGACAACGCCGCCTTCGGCCTGGAAGTGGCTGGCATAGGCCGCAAGGAGCGCGAGAAGCGCGCCATGGAAGTGCTGGAACAGGTTGGCCTCGCCCCCTTCGCCAACAAGTACCCGAACGAACTCTCCGGTGGCATGCAGCAACGCGTCGGTCTGGCCCGCGCGCTGGCGGTCAATCCCTCGATGATCATCATGGACGAGGCCTTCTCCGCTCTCGACCCGCTCAAGCGCCGCGAGATGCAGGACGTGCTGCTGGAGCTGCAGAAGACCCATCGCCGCACCATCATCTTCGTCTCCCACGACATCGAAGAGGCCATGCGCATCGGCACCCGTATCGGCATCATGGAAGGCGGTAAGCTGATCCAGGTCGGCACCCCGCAGGAACTGATCGAGAATCCTGCCAACGACTACGTACGCAATTTCTTCGACACCGTCGACACCAGCCGCTACCTCACCGCCGGCCAGCTCAAGGCCGACAGCGTGCCCACCTACGTGCACAACGGCAAGGCGCCGGATGCGGCGAAGATCTGCAAGGAGCTGCAGGCGCTGGACAAGCACTACGCCTTCATCGTCGACGAGGATAACCACTTCCAGGGCTCCATCAGCCTGGAGAAGATCGCCCTGATGGTCGACGGCGACGAACCCCGGCCACTCGAAGCCGATGCGCTCAAGCAGGTCGAACCCGTTCCAGAGGACATGCCGCTGGAACACGTCATCACCCGCCTGGTGGACAACGAAGGGCCGATCCCGGTAGTCGACGCCGACGGCCACTACTGCGGCGCCATCAGCAAGGGCCGCCTGCTGACCCGACTGCAGGGGGAATCCCATGAGTGA
- a CDS encoding ABC transporter permease yields the protein MSDKKLDLGSWVNDVVQHLLDNYSGAFDSIGKVVSGFSEAIEALLMLPPAWLLIAIFVGLGLWRIGARFAIFTAVAFILIVMTGFWEQTVVTLGLTFSSTLISLLLGIPLGIWAARSERVATIIRPILDFMQTMPAFVYLIPAAMLFGLGRVPGIIATVIFAMPPAVRLTSLGIRQVNKEIVEAGQSFGCTSRQLLFKVQLPNAMPSIMAGVNQTIMMALSMVIIASMVGAGGLGNDVLASIQRLDIGLGFESGMAVVLLAIILDRITESFGTPQTNKRGLFAWFSGKLQRQST from the coding sequence ATGAGTGACAAGAAACTCGACCTGGGCAGCTGGGTCAACGACGTCGTTCAACACCTGCTGGACAACTACAGCGGCGCCTTCGACAGCATCGGCAAGGTCGTCAGCGGCTTCTCCGAAGCCATCGAGGCGCTACTGATGCTGCCACCAGCCTGGCTGCTGATCGCCATCTTCGTCGGCCTCGGCCTGTGGCGCATCGGCGCACGCTTTGCCATCTTCACGGCCGTGGCCTTCATTCTCATCGTCATGACCGGCTTCTGGGAGCAGACCGTGGTCACCCTCGGCCTGACCTTCTCCTCGACCCTGATCAGCCTGCTGCTGGGCATCCCGCTGGGCATCTGGGCCGCGCGCAGCGAGCGCGTGGCGACCATCATCCGGCCGATCCTCGACTTCATGCAGACCATGCCGGCGTTCGTCTACCTGATCCCGGCAGCCATGCTCTTCGGCCTCGGTCGCGTGCCCGGCATCATCGCCACGGTGATCTTCGCCATGCCGCCGGCAGTGCGCCTGACCAGCCTGGGCATTCGCCAGGTGAACAAGGAAATCGTCGAGGCCGGGCAGTCCTTCGGTTGCACCAGCCGCCAACTGCTGTTCAAAGTGCAGTTGCCCAACGCCATGCCGTCGATCATGGCCGGGGTCAACCAGACCATCATGATGGCCCTGTCGATGGTGATTATCGCCTCGATGGTCGGCGCCGGTGGCCTGGGCAACGATGTGCTGGCGAGCATCCAGCGCCTGGACATCGGCCTGGGCTTCGAGAGCGGCATGGCCGTGGTGCTGCTGGCGATCATCCTCGACCGCATCACCGAAAGCTTCGGCACGCCGCAAACCAACAAACGCGGCCTATTTGCCTGGTTCAGTGGCAAGCTGCAGCGCCAGTCCACTTAA
- a CDS encoding choline ABC transporter substrate-binding protein: MKTIKTTAAIGLLSCALMQGAMAAEPASCKQVRFAEIGWADIAATTGVAMTLAEGLGYQPRKIMASVPIAFTGVKNGQIDAFLGYWAPSMDSVIEPFLKDGGVKVLEKANLEGAKYTLAVPTYAAEAGLKSFQDIAKFKDQLGGKIYGIEPGNDGNLLIDGMIKNNQFDLGDFRMVESSEAGMLVQVSRAIKKKEPVVFLGWAPHPMNTQYDITYLSGGDDVFGPDYGAAKVYTVVPPDYEARCANVGKLLNNLQFTVEIESQLMEKVLEKENPQTVAKEWIKANPAILDQWLSGVTTFDGQDGVAAVKKHVGL, translated from the coding sequence ATGAAAACGATCAAGACCACCGCCGCCATCGGCCTGCTGTCCTGCGCACTGATGCAGGGCGCCATGGCCGCCGAGCCGGCCAGTTGCAAACAAGTGCGTTTCGCCGAGATCGGCTGGGCCGACATCGCCGCCACCACCGGCGTGGCCATGACCCTGGCCGAAGGCCTGGGCTATCAGCCGCGCAAGATCATGGCCTCGGTGCCTATCGCCTTTACCGGCGTGAAGAACGGTCAGATCGACGCTTTCCTCGGCTACTGGGCACCGTCGATGGACTCGGTGATCGAGCCCTTCCTCAAGGACGGTGGCGTCAAGGTGCTGGAGAAAGCCAACCTCGAAGGCGCCAAGTACACCCTGGCGGTGCCCACCTACGCGGCAGAGGCCGGCCTGAAGAGCTTCCAGGACATCGCCAAGTTTAAGGATCAGCTGGGCGGCAAGATCTATGGCATCGAGCCGGGTAACGACGGCAATCTGCTGATCGACGGCATGATCAAGAACAACCAGTTCGACCTCGGCGACTTCCGCATGGTCGAGTCCAGCGAAGCCGGCATGCTGGTGCAGGTGTCGCGCGCGATCAAGAAGAAAGAGCCGGTGGTCTTCCTCGGCTGGGCGCCGCACCCAATGAATACCCAGTACGACATCACCTACCTGTCCGGTGGTGACGATGTGTTTGGCCCCGACTACGGCGCGGCCAAGGTTTACACCGTGGTGCCGCCGGATTACGAAGCGCGCTGCGCCAACGTCGGCAAACTGCTGAACAACCTGCAGTTCACTGTCGAAATCGAAAGCCAACTGATGGAAAAGGTGCTGGAAAAGGAAAACCCGCAGACCGTCGCCAAGGAATGGATCAAGGCCAACCCGGCGATCCTCGACCAGTGGCTGAGCGGCGTGACCACCTTCGACGGCCAGGACGGCGTTGCCGCCGTGAAAAAACACGTAGGGCTGTAA